The nucleotide sequence TCCGATCTTGGTTTCACGTAGGAGAAATGGGTGGCAGCTCTCCCTGTGCTTCCTGCAAACTGCTCCGGCGACGGTGCGCTAAAGATTGCATCTTTGCTCCTTACTTCCCTCCCGACGATCCCCACAAGTTCGCCATCGTTCACAAGGTCTTCGGTGCCAGCAACGTTAGCAAGATGTtgaaggtctctctctctctctctctctctctgaaaacaTGGCTAACTATATGGATCGATGCAGGAACTTTCCGTGCATCAGCGAGCAGATGCAGTGAGAAGCCTTGTCTACGAGGCGAATGCGAGGATGAAAGATCCAATCTACGGCTGCGTGGGAGTCATCTCCTACCTTGAAGACCAAGTATCTCAGCTACAGATGCAGCTCGCTGTGGCTCAAGCGGAGATCTTATGGATTCAAATGCAGCAGGCGGAGTCGTCAATGGTTAACCAGCAGATCATCCACGCCGAAGACAAGTCCTTTGTTCAGCACAACAGCCACA is from Musa acuminata AAA Group cultivar baxijiao chromosome BXJ3-8, Cavendish_Baxijiao_AAA, whole genome shotgun sequence and encodes:
- the LOC135644641 gene encoding LOB domain-containing protein 12-like, translating into MGGSSPCASCKLLRRRCAKDCIFAPYFPPDDPHKFAIVHKVFGASNVSKMLKELSVHQRADAVRSLVYEANARMKDPIYGCVGVISYLEDQVSQLQMQLAVAQAEILWIQMQQAESSMVNQQIIHAEDKSFVQHNSHTIVPQLMSFGSSSNVVREPLKRDRER